A window of Solanum stenotomum isolate F172 chromosome 3, ASM1918654v1, whole genome shotgun sequence contains these coding sequences:
- the LOC125860268 gene encoding uncharacterized protein LOC125860268: MLISIVERSLFRDKDGGTKVVKHRFLGFLIWQALQSTAVFFLSKTLLLSLFTRTPFKPSFLSIFAFIVFHFSLLIFSTSLFIISSPRPQRAASPFELLLGTARLILVPISNSQPLLSPDFRLRARASISFVLFVAVSAVSASLSVITLCLSCNAFDQLKQRRLVIGKLGFWGLQIGLLYGVHYVYNKRWVLQFPIIQRPPFFSFKMGLPLAVGKALKLSAAGYVLSAILAFVLPYEFKGQLPVGNFITEQILFYIGSFVVILCWELCHHLHQVLHTKRSVFAPPKGSAAAETNPSEPLLAALEESTPKSLLQYLAYLDLCMVCEGNVDPWRRAAFFEESGETYKRVISVCLTPVEQFTRNVSEVLESSPVDNSLQLSHQLRSPNEQLADSKVYESFDDFQLLAWCARIVASLTVHSHKEDRFGVAQLSGSNAAVISTLLSSLLAVETLMGKKTNLQSSNTLMDPAGIKWATLNPGRRDSAAGMAGRRKGAPFYAKAYSMADILKTSIYGIISAFYDEMSHSAKAGLLEKDWIISSKPLYGTRELLSQKLRLFLDFQAS, translated from the exons ATGCTTATATCCATAGTAGAAAGATCCTTATTTAGAGATAAAGACGGCGGTACTAAAGTCGTCAAACACCGCTTCTTAGGGTTCTTAATCTGGCAAGCACTTCAATCCACCGCCGTCTTCTTCCTCTCCAAAACCCTACTCCTTTCTCTCTTCACTCGAACCCCCTTCAAACCTTCATTTCTCAGTATCTTCGCTTTCATAGTTTTCCACTTCTCCCTTCTCATCTTCTCTACTTCCCTTTTCATCATCTCTTCTCCTCGCCCTCAACGCGCTGCTTCCCCTTTTGAGCTTCTGCTCGGTACTGCTCGGCTGATACTTGTTCCCATTTCTAACTCCCAGCCGCTGCTGTCCCCTGATTTTCGGCTCCGGGCGAGGGCTTCCATTAGTTTCGTGCTGTTTGTGGCGGTGTCTGCAGTATCAGCGTCTTTGTCTGTGATTACCCTCTGTTTGAGCTGTAATGCTTTCGATCAATTGAAGCAGAGACGGCTGGTTATTGGGAAATTAGGGTTTTGGGGTTTGCAGATCGGATTGTTATATGGAGTGCATTATGTATATAACAAGCGGTGGGTTTTGCAGTTCCCGATCATCCAG CGTCCTCCCTTTTTCAGCTTTAAGATGGGGCTACCTTTAGCTGTTGGGAAAGCTCTAAAGCTTTCTGCTGCTGGTTATGTGCTTTCAGCTATCCTTGCATTTGTTCTACCTTATGAGTTTAAGGGTCAACTTCCAGTAGGAAACTTCATCACTGAGCAGATTCTCTTTTATATTGGAAGTTTTGTGGTGATTCTCTGCTGGGAATTATGTCATCATTTACACCAG GTGTTACACACAAAACGGTCCGTCTTTGCCCCTCCAAAAGGTTCTGCAGCTGCTGAAACAAATCCAAGTGAACCGCTTCTGGCCGCATTGGAGGAGAGCACTCCAAAATCTCTTTTGCAGTATCTTGCATACCTTGACCTTTGTATGGTATGTGAAGGTAATGTTGATCCTTGGCGCCGAGCTGCCTTCTTTGAGGAAAGTGGTGAAACTTACAAAAGAGTCATTTCTGTGTGCTTGACCCCTGTTGAACAATTCACAAGAAATGTGAGTGAGGTTTTGGAAAGCTCTCCAGTTGATAACTCCTTGCAACTGTCTCACCAGTTACGTTCTCCAAATGAACAGCTTGCCGATTCAAAGGTTtatgaatcatttgatgacTTTCAG CTACTAGCTTGGTGTGCTCGCATTGTGGCTTCACTGACCGTGCATTCACACAAGGAGGACAGATTTGGTGTTGCTCAACTATCAGGGAGCAATGCTGCTGTTATTTCAACATTGCTATCGAGTTTATTAGCTGTTGAAACTTTGATGGGCAAGAAAACCAACTTACAGTCGTCAAATACTTTAATGGATCCTGCTGGTATTAAGTGGGCTACATTAAACCCTGGAAGGAGAGATTCAGCAGCAGGCATGGcaggaagaagaaaaggagcCCCTTTTTATGCAAAAGCATATTCGATGGCTGATATCCTGAAGACTTCCATCTATGGTATTATCTCTGCTTTCTACGATGAGATGTCGCATAGTGCCAAGGCAGGACTGCTTGAGAAAGATTGGATCATCAGTAGTAAGCCACTGTATGGAACTCGTGAGCTCCTTTCACAGAAATTGCGACTGTTCCTGGACTTCCAAGCTAGCTAG
- the LOC125858703 gene encoding putative F-box/kelch-repeat protein At1g20790, whose protein sequence is MANNEKRGLDALREKISLLPLKVVVQSKLLSKDVRDMISHDAEFARLLFNRHKDSSTQLIYTVFDGAERKRFFKISLNPITQSESSLPEVIEILASCNGLILIEFERVRCYCVFNPMTEEHQLVSYPNSSPNNIEHVGLAVEYPNADRYKLVTVHKLEENSNLFYKFHLLSSEQPDVWREIQVRTISFLSSLVCGPHVYWGDSLYWLRKDGSVLAFDTKREEATLIDRPEFLDLDYGEILTGQDKWLGIAQGLLTLVCIFRTRIDIATFDSANKSWNISRTLDNFVLDQEGSFKGCPVWIDSKQVSFLVQNPQTWHYDLYEYDTNTNVYETVAVLPIINTYMHCFHPTLASVHSTPYNDATDDQQAHIAANLNDINRFIIEGMSIQEDEEESSSSKEEDEEVAGGGEEIL, encoded by the exons ATGGCCAATAATGAAAAACGTGGACTCGATGCCCTTAGGGAGAAAATCTCCCTCTTGCCCTTGAAGGTAGTTGTTCAAAGTAAACTTCTATCAAAGGATGTTAGAGatatgatttctcatgatgCTGAATTTGCCCGACTTTTGTTCAATCGTCATAAAGACTCTTCTACCCAACTCATCTATACAGTATTTGATGGGGCAGAACGAAAAAGATTCTTCAAAATCTCCTTAAACCCAATCACTCAATCTGAGTCGTCTTTACCCGAAGTAATTGAGATTCTGGCCTCATGTAATGGTCTTATTCTCATTGAATTTGAACGAGTTAGGTGTTACTGTGTTTTCAATCCCATGACTGAAGAGCACCAATTGGTATCATACCCAAACTCTTCTCCAAATAATATAGAACATGTAGGCCTAGCGGTTGAGTATCCAAATGCAGATCGCTACAAATTGGTAACCGTCCATAAGTTGGAGGAAAATTCCAACTTGTTCTACAAGTTTCACCTACTTTCATCAGAGCAACCTGACGTGTGGCGTGAAATCCAAGTGAGGACCATTTCTTTCCTATCTTCACTTGTTTGTGGTCCACATGTTTATTGGGGCGATTCTCTGTATTGGCTCAGAAAAGATGGTAGTGTTCTGGCTTTTGATACGAAGAGAGAAGAGGCTACACTAATTGACCGTCCTGAGTTTCTTGATCTCGATTATGGTGAAATTTTAACTGGTCAGGACAAATGGTTAGGGATTGCACAAGGTTTACTTACCCTTGTATGCATTTTCAGAACGCGCATAGACATTGCTACTTTTGACAGTGCAAACAAAAGTTGGAACATTTCCCGCACTTTGGACAACTTCGTTTTAGATCAGGAAGGCAGTTTTAAGGGCTGTCCAGTCTGGATCGACAGCAAGCAAGTGTCTTTTCTGGTACAAAATCCCCAGACATGGCATTATGATCTATACGAGTATGATACTAATACCAATGTGTACGAAACTGTTGCAGTGTTGCCTATAATTAATACTTACATGCATTGCTTCCACCCAACCTTAGCTTCCGTCCATAGCACACCCTACAATGATGCAACGGATGATCAGCAGGCGCATATTGCTGCAAATTTGAATGACATCAACAGATTTATCATCGAAG GTATGTCCATccaagaagatgaagaagaaagttcatcatcaaaagaagaagatgaagaagtagcGGGAGGAGGAGAAGAAATATTGTAA
- the LOC125860696 gene encoding uncharacterized protein LOC125860696: MRNGNREEERSGLSASVEIPDDIFMDIISRWPLKFVVQCKILSKNFKGRISHPEFSKILFQCQKVTSTQLIYLVHDGRLIRQFPKISFNPITQSVTTLCFGVEILGSCNGLILFEFERIRCYCVFNPLTGEHQLIPYPNSPRNELKKTGLVVDYPNSDQYKLVTISNIVENSNLFYKFHLLSSEQSGLWCEIQLRTNSFIALPYGSPPVYWHDSLYFLRSDGSVLALDTKKEEAVLIDRPEFIDHFVLSYGKILTSRDMSGSDIWLGRAKDLLTLVCIFRKYIVIGTYDRTSSCWRVSHTLDNFVLGLDGNIIGFPVWIDSKQVSFLVRRPPTQYHDLYEYDTNINVYKNVAVLDTVDYPMYCFHPTLACVHKTPSNYVTTAQQAYIAEKLDNIRRFIIEGTNTSEEEAAAAGEGGG, translated from the exons ATGAGAAACGGCAACAGAGAAGAGGAACGCAGTGGTCTATCAGCGAGTGTAGAAATTCCAGATGATATATTTATGGACATCATCTCCCGCTGGCCCTTGAAGTTTGTTGTTCAATGTAAAATTCTATCCAAGAATTTTAAAGGTAGGATATCTCATCCtgaattttccaaaatattgtTCCAATGCCAAAAAGTCACTTCTACACAACTCATCTATTTAGTACATGATGGGAGATTAATCAGACAATTCCCAAAAATCTCCTTTAACCCTATCACTCAATCTGTGACGACGTTATGTTTTGGCGTAGAGATTTTGGGCTCATGTAATGGTCTGATTCTCTTTGAGTTTGAGAGAATTAGGTGTTACTGTGTTTTCAATCCCTTAACTGGAGAGCATCAATTGATTCCATATCCGAATTCTCCTAGAAATGAGTTAAAAAAGACAGGCCTAGTGGTTGATTACCCTAATTCAGATCAATACAAATTGGTAACCATAAGTAACATTGTGGAAAATTCCAACTTGTTCTACAAATTTCACTTACTTTCATCAGAGCAATCTGGCCTGTGGTGTGAAATCCAGCTGAGAACCAATAGTTTCATAGCCTTACCTTACGGTAGTCCACCTGTTTATTGGCATGATTCTCTGTATTTTCTCAGAAGTGACGGTAGTGTTCTAGCTCTTGATACAAAGAAAGAAGAGGCTGTACTCATCGACCGTCCGGAGTTTATTGATCATTTTGTTCTTAGCTATGGCAAAATTTTGACTAGTAGGGATATGAGTGGTAGCGATATATGGCTAGGGAGGGCGAAAGATTTACTTACCCTTGTATGCATTTTCAGAAAGTACATTGTCATTGGCACTTATGACAGAACAAGCAGCTGTTGGAGGGTTTCCCACACTTTGGACAACTTTGTTTTAGGTCTGGATGGCAATATTATCGGCTTTCCAGTCTGGATCGACAGCAAGCAAGTGTCTTTTCTGGTACGACGTCCCCCAACACAGTATCATGATCTATATGAGTATGATACCAACATCAATGTGTACAAAAATGTTGCAGTTCTGGACACAGTTGATTATCCCATGTATTGCTTCCACCCAACATTAGCTTGTGTCCATAAGACACCCTCCAATTATGTAACGACTGCTCAGCAGGCGTATATTGCTGAAAAGTTGGATAACATCAGAAGATTTATCATCGAAGGTACCA ATACATCAGAAGAAGAAGCAGCAGCagcaggagaaggaggaggttaa
- the LOC125858702 gene encoding LOW QUALITY PROTEIN: putative receptor-like protein kinase At3g47110 (The sequence of the model RefSeq protein was modified relative to this genomic sequence to represent the inferred CDS: deleted 1 base in 1 codon), with translation MQTQVPRTSIQHAVDPAEHSRVGVIXAGGRAGKWEEYSSVRLILRRCGAPIPKTTFQRGLIFWFLTFCRMEIFAASFNLHTFPAIHTVFLVFLFPYSLQQAASAAFLGNETDKLALLGFKSQITEDPSRVFVSWNDSVHFCQWTGVKCGLRHGRVIRLNLEGMRLAGMISGHLGNLSFLNSLDLAENAFHDKIPQQLSRLSRLQNLNLSFNYLTGEIPVNLSHCVKLKNLVLDHNTLVGQIPNQVGSLTKLVKLYLRNNNLTGLFPGSIGNLTSLEELYLSYNNLEGQVPASLARLTKLRLLGLSVNSLSGEFPLPLYNLSSLELISLSFNNFSGNLRSDLGNYFPNLQILYLAKCQFIGSIPSSLANASKLLELDFPINNFTGNIPKDFGNLRNLLWLNVWSNQLGHGKHDDLDFVNSLANCSSLQMLHFGDNQFVGTLPQSTVNLSSQLQSLLFYGNRISGSIPREISNLVNLNLLEISNNNLTGSIPDSIGRLTNLGGLNFGNNLLTGVIPSSIGNLTELVYLYFGLNRLEGNIPSTLGNCSQLLKLGISENSLTGTIPQQLFALSSLTDIYASYNSLSGPLPVYIGNWSHLTYLDFSHNIFSGMIPRTLGKCLALREIYLKGNSLQGTIPNLEDLPDLQSLDLSLNNLSGPIPHFIANLTSLLYLNLSFNNLEGEVPVTGIFSNLSADVLIGNSGLCGGIQELHFQPCVYQKTRKKHVLALKFILAIVFAASFSILGLLVVFLCWRRNLNNQPAPEDRSISAHFYPNISYEELRTATGGFSSENLIGSGSFGTVYKGTFASDRMVVAVKVLKLQHEGASKSFLAECQALRSLRHRNLVKVISVCSSSDFKGNEFKAFVFQFMPNGNLDEWLHPEKEIHEKSSLTILQRMKIIIDVASALHYLHHECQTPMIHCDIKPQNILLDEDLTAHLGDFGLVRLVPEFSNGSDLHQFSSLGVMGTIGYAAPEYGIGSKVSIVGDMYGFGILILEIFTGRRPTDTLFQASSSLHHFVEIALPEKVMEILDKTTFHGEMMSKETNGEEYRGSIKKEQMECLVGVLEIGVACSAESPRDRLTMSQVYSKLTLIKEKFLGAGD, from the exons ATGCAAACACAGGTACCAAGGACCAGCATCCAGCatgccgttgatccagctgagcactccagagtcggTG TCATTNGGGCTGGTGGAAGGGCGGGGAAATGGGAGGAGTACTCCTCCGTTAGGCTCATTCTCCGGCGGTG TGGTGCTCCAATACCAAAAACAACATTTCAGAGAGGTCTCATCTTTTGGTTTTTGACATTTTGCAGAATGGAAATTTTCGCAGCAAGTTTTAACTTGCACACCTTTCCGGCTATCCATACTGTGTTTCTTGTGTTTCTATTCCCATATTCTCTCCAACAGGCTGCATCTGCCGCTTTTCTTGGCAATGAAACTGATAAACTTGCCTTACTTGGATTCAAGTCCCAAATAACTGAGGATCCATCAAGAGTTTTCGTCTCTTGGAATGATTCTGTTCATTTCTGTCAGTGGACTGGAGTAAAATGTGGCCTGAGACACGGAAGAGTCATCCGTTTGAATCTCGAAGGGATGAGGCTGGCAGGTATGATCTCAGGTCATCTAGGAAACCTCTCTTTTCTTAATTCGCTTGACCTCGCAGAAAATGCCTTCCATGACAAAATTCCCCAACAACTCAGCAGGCTGTCAAGGCTTCAAAACTTGAATTTGAGTTTCAACTATTTAACAGGGGAAATTCCAGTTAATCTATCACATTGTGTTAAGCTCAAGAACCTTGTCCTGGACCACAACACTCTTGTGGGACAGATTCCTAACCAAGTTGGATCTTTAACGAAGTTAGTGAAACTGTATCTCAGAAATAACAACCTGACAGGACTCTTTCCAGGTTCTATTGGAAATCTTACGTCTTTAGAAGAATTGTACTTATCGTACAACAATCTAGAGGGACAAGTGCCAGCTTCTTTAGCTCGATTGACCAAGTTGAGGCTTCTTGGATTGTCAGTAAATAGCTTATCCGGGGAGTTCCCTCTTCCACTGTACAATTTGTCATCCCTGGAACTAATATCACTTTCCTTTAACAACTTTTCTGGCAATCTCAGATCCGATTTAGGCAACTACTTCCCTAATCTCCAAATACTTTACTTGGCGAAATGTCAATTCATTGGGTCCATACCGTCCTCTTTGGCCAATGCTTCAAAATTGCTAGAGCTTGATTTTCCTATAAACAATTTCACTGGAAATATACCCAAGGATTTTGGTAACTTACGGAATTTGTTGTGGCTCAACGTTTGGAGCAACCAACTTGGACATGGTAAGCATGATGACCTTGACTTTGTAAATTCTCTTGCCAACTGCAGCAGTCTACAAATGCTCCATTTTGGAGACAACCAATTTGTAGGTACATTACCTCAGTCAACAGTCAACCTTTCTAGCCAGTTACAAAGCCTACTCTTCTACGGAAACAGAATTAGTGGAAGCATACCCAGAGAGATCTCAAACCTGGTGAATTTGAATCTACTCGAGATAAGTAACAATAATCTTACAGGTAGCATTCCAGATTCTATTGGAAGACTGACAAACTTGGGAGGTCTCAACTTTGGTAACAATCTCTTGACAGGGGTCATCCCTTCTTCAATAGGAAACCTCACTGAACTCGTCTATCTTTATTTTGGACTTAACAGGTTAGAGGGTAACATACCTTCAACATTAGGAAACTGTAGCCAACTGCTAAAATTGGGTATTTCTGAAAACAGCCTAACAGGAACTATACCACAACAACTTTTTGCTCTCTCATCCCTCACAGATATTTATGCATCTTATAACTCTTTGAGT GGTCCATTACCGGTGTATATTGGTAACTGGAGTCATCTTACTTATCTTGATTTTTCTCACAACATTTTTTCGGGGATGATTCCACGAACTCTTGGAAAATGCTTGGCCTTGAGGGAGATCTATTTGAAGGGAAACTCCCTTCAAGGGACTATTCCCAATTTAGAAGATTTGCCGGATCTCCAATCCTTGGATCTTTCCCTAAATAATCTATCAGGGCCAATCCCTCACTTCATTGCAAATCTTACTTCGTTACTCTACTTGAACTTATCATTTAACAATCTAGAGGGTGAGGTTCCTGTCACCggaatattttcaaatttgagtgCAGATGTATTAATCGGGAACTCCGGGCTTTGTGGTGGGATTCAAGAGCTTCATTTTCAACCTTGTGTTTATCAAAAGACACGGAAGAAGCATGTACTTGCCCTCAAGTTTATTTTGGCAATTGTTTTTGCTGCTTCATTTTCAATCCTGGGCTTGTTAGTTGTTTTCCTTTGTTGGAGAAGAAATTTGAACAATCAACCAGCACCAGAAGATAGGTCTATATCTGCTCATTTCTACCCCAATATTTCATATGAAGAACTCCGCACTGCAACTGGTGGATTTTCTTCTGAAAATCTTATTGGCTCTGGCAGTTTCGGGACAGTTTACAAGGGAACTTTTGCCTCTGATAGAATGGTTGTTGCTGTCAAGGTACTCAAACTCCAGCATGAAGGTGCTTCAAAAAGCTTCTTAGCAGAATGCCAAGCATTAAGAAGCCTTAGGCACCGGAACCTTGTCAAGGTCATCAGTGTATGCTCAAGTTCTGATTTCAAGGGAAATGAGTTTAAAGCTTTTGTCTTTCAGTTCATGCCAAATGGGAACTTGGACGAATGGCTACATCCGGAAAAGGAGATACATGAGAAGAGTAGCTTGACCATACTTCAGAGAATGAAAATCATAATAGATGTGGCATCTGCACTTCATTATCTTCACCATGAGTGCCAAACACCCATGATTCACTGTGATATAAAACCACAGAACATTCTTCTTGATGAAGATCTCACAGCTCATTTGGGTGATTTTGGTTTAGTGAGACTCGTTCCTGAATTCAGTAATGGATCGGATCTACATCAGTTTAGCTCACTTGGAGTTATGGGTACCATTGGCTATGCAGCTCCAG AATATGGCATAGGTAGTAAGGTATCCATTGTAGGAGATATGTACGGTTTTGGGATTCTAATATTGGAGATATTCACTGGAAGAAGACCCACAGACACTTTGTTCCAAGCAAGCTCTAGTCTCCACCACTTTGTCGAAATAGCGTTGCCAGAGAAAGTAATGGAGATTCTAGACAAAACAACTTTTCATGGTGAGATGATGAGTAAAGAAACCAATGGAGAAGAATACAGGGGCAGTATCAAGAAAGAACAGATGGAATGCTTGGTTGGCGTACTCGAGATTGGAGTTGCATGTTCAGCTGAATCCCCAAGAGACAGATTGACCATGTCACAAGTCTACAGTAAGTTGACactaataaaagaaaagtttctAGGTGCAGGAGATTGA